TGAATTAGGTGGAGAGTTTGATAATTTATTTTTTGAGAATAATCCAGGTGGTATTACTTTAATTTTTAAGCTTGTATTTGAGAATGATGTACAAATAGAAATTGGTTTACTCAAAAAAGTGGATGGCTATGGATTAGATGTTTTTCAATGGAAATATAAAGATACTACACAGGAATTTGAACTTGAACTTAATGATGATAGATACTTGGATGCTATTACTGGAAAATTATATAAATGCGAATTTAAAGGATTTATTCCTACTAAATTTTTTGAAATAAATAGCGTTGATAATTTATCTCAAAACCTTCAGATAGAGCAAATTGATGTTGACTATATCGGCCCTTTTAGAATTTTGCCCGAAAGATATTTTTATCTGACAGGACAGACACAATTTCGAGACACAGGTGTCACAGGTGAAAATGCTTACGCAATGCTTGGAATAAGTAAATTAAAAAAAGACGATGAGTTATACAAAAATGTAGGCAAGTGGTATAAAGAACATTTTGATGGCTGGGAATTAAAGGTAGATGATAGAGATAAAAAACCTCTTATTCAAATTTTACTTTCTAAAAATGATACTGATGTAAATATTGTAGATGTTGGGCAAGGAATGAATCAAGTTTTACCTTTGGTAGTTCGAGCTAATATTAAAGATAGACCCGATTCTATGATTGTTTTAGAGCAGCCTGAACTGCATTTACATCCTGCGGCACATGGCGATTTAGCAGAGTTATTTGCCAAATCA
Above is a window of Nostoc sp. UHCC 0702 DNA encoding:
- a CDS encoding DUF3696 domain-containing protein, with amino-acid sequence MKLKSVSFENYKAFSTRQTIQLKPITVLIGKNSSGKSSIAKLFTLFETSLMGNIDVPLLLSNNGVELGGEFDNLFFENNPGGITLIFKLVFENDVQIEIGLLKKVDGYGLDVFQWKYKDTTQEFELELNDDRYLDAITGKLYKCEFKGFIPTKFFEINSVDNLSQNLQIEQIDVDYIGPFRILPERYFYLTGQTQFRDTGVTGENAYAMLGISKLKKDDELYKNVGKWYKEHFDGWELKVDDRDKKPLIQILLSKNDTDVNIVDVGQGMNQVLPLVVRANIKDRPDSMIVLEQPELHLHPAAHGDLAELFAKSAKENNQTFIIETHSENMVLRLRKLVVANDFGFTKDDVVIYWLEDAELKGKELMEITIDEDGVLSDWRDGVFDEGLKEILEMQKALNKKDEQ